A segment of the Bacteroidales bacterium genome:
ACATTTACGGCAACAGAATCCTGTTCCCCATCGGGAGGCAACTGTCGTATCCTATAGTATGTCCATAGTTCCTGGGGAAAATCAAGTTCATCGGAAACCAGTTTTTCCAGATCATTCAAACGGGCAATCACTTCGTCATATACACTCTGGTAATCTTTTGGGTGGGAACAATACCATGATACCGTACTGTCAAACTGTGTCCACTTATATCCGTATTTTTCGACAATATGGAGGTTGTATGGTATGGTGTCCATCCAACGGGCATCTGTGATCCCGATAGAGTTATAATATGCTTTTGAAAGATGCATATCCGTAAGGATATCCACAAATTTATCTTCGGGTATCCTGTATCTGTTTCCACAAGAGTCCAGTATAAAACAACCCAGCAACCACAAAACAACGTTCAGGAAGAAACGTTTCTTTACTATTATTGGTTTTGTCGTGTCCGGCATCTTGAAAAAGAACGGTTAGGTTGGCAATCAGTTAATCTTTAGGTATCCGTCTGTTATCAATAAAATTATCACTGATCGACTGATGTGTATATACTTTCTGGATGACATCTGCGAAAATATCGGCAACAGATAATACTTTGATTTTCGGATGTGGTATGATCAATGGAATTGTATCGGTTACTACCATTTCAACGATATGTGATTTTTTTATCCTGTCATAAGCAGGACCTGAAAGGACAGGATGTGTGCTGACCACCCTGACAGAATTAGCACCCAACTCGTGCATCAGGTCTGCGGCAAGAGTGATCGTTCCGGCAGTATCTACCATATCATCCACAATGACGACATCTTTGTTTTCCACATCGCCGATTACCTTCATTTCACTGATTTCATTGGCTTTTTTCCGTAGTTTATAGCAGATGGCCATTTCCACATTCAGGAAACGGGAATAGGCATTGGCGCGTTTGGTTCCACCTACATCAGGAGCTGCAATCACCATATTATCCAGATTCAGGCTTTTCAGGTATGGAACAAAGATAGGAGAAGCATATAGATGATCTACCGGAACATCAAAGAACCCCTGAATAGGATCCGCATGTAGATCCATAGTCATAACACGATCCACTCCGGCAGCACATAGCAGGTTAGCTACCAGTTTGGCACCGATGGCGCAACGTGGCCTGTCTTTGCGGTCCTGACGGGCATATCCGAAATAAGGCATTACAGCCACAATCTTATCAGCAGAAGCACGTTTGGCCGCATCAATCATCAAAAGCAATTCAAACAGGTTTTCAGCGGGTGGAAATGTGGATTGGATGATAAAAACAGCAGCGCCGCGGACAGACTCTTCATATGCCGGCTGGAATTCACCATCACTGAACCGAAGAATAGAGCATTTTCCTACATTGGAACCATAACTTTTGGCTATTTTTTCTGCAAGTTCCTGAGAACCGGAACCGGCAAATATTTTTATGGGATTGTCACTTGACATTGTGGTGTTTATGTAATTATTGGTGTGAAAATTATGTGACAAAGTTAGTAAAAAATGCCATTAAAAATTAATTGATACGGATATTTGAGGGGATATGAATTCTCAACAATAAAATTATCCGTTCTTCCCCGATTTCTCCGCTTCCATCTGGGCCCTGGATTTACTTTTATTTACGATGAATACACCTGTAAATACGAGTATTGCCGCACATGCTTTCACCCAGGTGAATGTATCCTGTAAAATGATAATGGCTACTATGGAGGCAACCAGTGGTTGTACATAATTATACATGCTCATGGTGGTGGGGCGTAACCGTTTTAGGCCTAAGGGGATCAAAAGGTACGGGATAAATGTACCGCCGACCAGTGCATAAGTTATTTGCAACCAAAGGCGGGTATCAAAATCAGGATAAGGATAATTGATTACTTCCCGTAAACCTGTCGGAGAAAGAAATAAAGTTGAGAAAAGAAATGTCCATTTCATCACCGTAACAGAGGAATAGCGTTGTACGATCGGTTTGGAAATAACCAGATATATGGCATATGAAAGACAACTGACTACACAGAGCAGGTCGCCTTGTATGCTTCCTGCACCTGTGGCTTTATTCGAAGCCGAGAGAATGAGTAACAAAGCACCTGTTGCGCCTACAAAAACACCTGTTACCTTGGTTGTTGTAATAGGTTCTTTTAATACGATGGCGGCAATGAGCATGACCAGCACCGGAACAGAGGTGGTGATGATGGATGCGTCGATCGGAGATGTCAGGGTCAAGCCGGCCACAAATGATAACTGGTTAAACACCAGACCAAACAATGCGCACAAAACCAACATACCATAATCCGATTTTTTCACAATGGGTTCTTTAGGTAGAAACAGCGAAAGCAACCAGAAGCAGATACAGGTAAATAGCGCGCGCAAAAAAGACCACCCAAATGGTCCGATGTCTGTTGATAAGATAGCCTTTGAAATTGGGATATTTAATCCGAAAAGGATATTGGTGACCAGGACAATCAAATGTCCCTTTAATTTTTCGTTCACGTAAAGAATGTTTTGAAGCGGCAATTTTAGTCATATTTTCTATAGGATCAAAAATTGATCTTATATATGATAATTGATTATTTTATATTGAATGTTGATAAGGTGTAGTAAATCAGTGTTATATGATTGGTTTTATGTAGATGATTTATTGAACTTTACATAATAAGAAAAAGACAGTTAATTGTTCTGTTGGAATTTATTCGTGTTTTTACGAATACGCAAAAAGGCAAATTGTTAGTATTTCTATTTCAAAATATAGTGAAAGGCGAGAACAGAGCCAAGTTTACTTGAGTTATGCCTAGGCGCATCCTATATTCTAAAATTATAACTAC
Coding sequences within it:
- a CDS encoding DMT family transporter, whose product is MNEKLKGHLIVLVTNILFGLNIPISKAILSTDIGPFGWSFLRALFTCICFWLLSLFLPKEPIVKKSDYGMLVLCALFGLVFNQLSFVAGLTLTSPIDASIITTSVPVLVMLIAAIVLKEPITTTKVTGVFVGATGALLLILSASNKATGAGSIQGDLLCVVSCLSYAIYLVISKPIVQRYSSVTVMKWTFLFSTLFLSPTGLREVINYPYPDFDTRLWLQITYALVGGTFIPYLLIPLGLKRLRPTTMSMYNYVQPLVASIVAIIILQDTFTWVKACAAILVFTGVFIVNKSKSRAQMEAEKSGKNG
- a CDS encoding ribose-phosphate pyrophosphokinase codes for the protein MSSDNPIKIFAGSGSQELAEKIAKSYGSNVGKCSILRFSDGEFQPAYEESVRGAAVFIIQSTFPPAENLFELLLMIDAAKRASADKIVAVMPYFGYARQDRKDRPRCAIGAKLVANLLCAAGVDRVMTMDLHADPIQGFFDVPVDHLYASPIFVPYLKSLNLDNMVIAAPDVGGTKRANAYSRFLNVEMAICYKLRKKANEISEMKVIGDVENKDVVIVDDMVDTAGTITLAADLMHELGANSVRVVSTHPVLSGPAYDRIKKSHIVEMVVTDTIPLIIPHPKIKVLSVADIFADVIQKVYTHQSISDNFIDNRRIPKD
- a CDS encoding DUF4296 domain-containing protein gives rise to the protein MPDTTKPIIVKKRFFLNVVLWLLGCFILDSCGNRYRIPEDKFVDILTDMHLSKAYYNSIGITDARWMDTIPYNLHIVEKYGYKWTQFDSTVSWYCSHPKDYQSVYDEVIARLNDLEKLVSDELDFPQELWTYYRIRQLPPDGEQDSVAVNVLLKGIGKYIIKAKIRVYPEDASIDPRICMYWWRSDTTALGICDTFWVAPIRKDGLMIEYSTEQILQPGNSYTHLKGNWLHSDKNILDSTWSKRAEIKDISIYHIPQKFD